From a single Camelus bactrianus isolate YW-2024 breed Bactrian camel chromosome 11, ASM4877302v1, whole genome shotgun sequence genomic region:
- the JAKMIP3 gene encoding janus kinase and microtubule-interacting protein 3 isoform X6: MSKKGAGGRSKGDKAEVLAALQAANEELRAKLTDIQIELQQEKSKVSRVEREKNQELRQVREHEQHKNAVLLTELKSKLHEEKMKELQAVRETLLRQHEAELLRVIKMKDHENQRLQALLHALRDGAPERLRTVLLTEAKEEAKKGFEVEKVKMQQEISELKGAKRQVEEALTMVIQADKIKAAEIRSVYHLHREELSRIKKECEREIRRLEQQLDEKDARRFQLKIAELSAIIRKLEDRNALLSEERNELLKRVREAESQYKPLLDKNKRLSRKNEDLSHTLRRMENKLKFVTQENMEMRQRAGIIRRPSSLNDLDQSQDEREVDFLKLQIVEQQNLIDELSKTLETAGYVKSVLERDKLLRFRKQRKKMAKLPKPVLVETAFGYDEEASLESDGSSISYQTDRTDQTPCTPDDDLEEGMAKEETELRFRQLTMEYQALQRAYALLQEQVGGTLDAEREVKTREQLQADVQRAQTRIEDLEKTLAEQGQDMKWIEEKQALYRRNQELIEKIKQVETEEARLKHEVQDAKDQNELLEFRILELEERERKSPAINFHHTPFVEGKSPLQAYCEAEGVTDILVTELMKKLDILGDNAVSNLTNEEQVVVIQARTVLTLAEKWLQQIEETESALQRKMVDLESEKELFSKQKGYLDEELDYRKQSLDHAHKHILELEAMLYDALQQEAGAKVAELLSEEEREKLRVAVEQWKRQVMSELRERDAQILRERMELLQLAQQRIKELEERIEAQKRQIKELEEKPPEELDPFPPAGPESSGRLGGRTRHCVSSLKTQEDLVSADPLPSRKREKGCL; the protein is encoded by the exons GTCAGCCGCGTGGAGCGGGAGAAGAACCAGGAGCTGCGGCAGGTGCGGGAGCACGAGCAGCACAAGAACGCCGTCCTGCTCACGGAGCTCAAGAGCAAGCTGCACGAGGAGAAGATGAAGGAGCTGCAGGCCGTGCGGGAGACGCTGCTGCGGCAGCACGAGGCCGAGCTGCTGCGCGTCATCAAGATGAAGGACCACGAGAACCAGCGGCTGCAGGCGCTGCTGCACGCGCTGCGCGACGGCGCCCCCGAACGGCTGCGCACGGTGCTGCTGACCGAGGCCAAGGAGGAGGCCAAGAAGGGCTTCGAGGTGGAGAAGGTGAAGATGCAGCAGGAGATCTCCGAGCTGAAGGGGgccaagaggcaggtggaggaggcgCTGACCATGGTCATCCAGGCGGACAAGATCAAGGCGGCGGAGATCCGGAGCGTGTACCACCTGCACCGGGAGGAGCTCTCCCGCATCAAGAAGGAGTGCGAGCGCGAGATCCGTCGGCTG gaaCAGCAGTTGGATGAAAAGGATGCTCGGCGCTTCCAGCTTAAGATCGCAGAGCTTAGCGCCATCATTCGGAAGCTGGAGGACCGCAATGCCTTGCTGTCAGAGGAGAGAAATGAGCTG TTAAAGCGTGTAAGAGAAGCTGAAAGTCAGTACAAGCCATTGCTGGATAAAAACAAACGCCTCAGTCGCAAAAATGAAGATCTGTCCCACACGCTACGTCGAATGGAAAACAAGTTAAAGTTTGTCACGCAGGAGAACATGGAGATG AGACAAAGAGCTGGAATCATAAGGAGACCCAGTTCCTTAAACGATCTGGATCAAAGTCAGGACGAAAGAGAAGTTGACTTCTTGAAACTCCAGATCGTGGAGCAGCAGAACCTCATAGATGAACTCTCTAAG ACCCTGGAGACGGCCGGCTACGTGAAGAGCGTGTTA GAGCGTGACAAGCTTTTAAGATTccggaaacaaagaaagaaaatggcgAAACTCCCCAAG CCGGTGCTCGTGGAGACCGCCTTTGGCTACGATGAAGAGGCCTCCCTGGAGTCTGACGGCTCGTCCATCTCTTACCAAACGGACAGGACGGACCAGACCCCGTGCACCCCCGACGACGACCTGGAGGAG GGCATGGCCAAGGAGGAGACGGAGCTGAGGTTCCGGCAGCTGACCATGGAGTACCAGGCCCTGCAGCGGGCCTACGCCTTGCTGCAGGAGCAGGTCGGAGGGACGCTGGACGCAGAGCGAGAAGTTAAG ACCCGTGAGCAGCTACAGGCAGACGTGCAGAGGGCGCAGACGCGGATAGAGGACCTGGAGAAGACGCTGGCAGAGCAGGGGCAG GATATGAAGTGGATTGAAGAGAAGCAGGCGTTGTACCGGAGAAACCAAGAGCTCATCGAGAAG ATTAAACAAGTGGAGACAGAAGAGGCTCGGTTAAAACACGAGGTCCAGGATGCAAAAGACCAAAACGAGCTGCTGGAGTTCCGGATCTTGGAGCTGGAG gagagggagaggaagtcGCCTGCCATCAACTTCCACCACACCCCCTTCGTGGAGGGGAAGAGCCCCCTCCAAGCGTACTGCGAGGCCGAAGGCGTGACA GACATCCTGGTCACGGAGCTGATGAAGAAGCTGGACATTCTGGGGGATAACGCCGTAAGT AATCTGACCAATGAGGAGCAAGTGGTCGTCATACAAGCCAGGACGGTCCTGACCTTGGCCGAAAAG TGGCTCCAGCAGATTGAAGAGACGGAGTCGGCCCTGCAGCGGAAGATGGTTGACCTGGAGAGCGAGAAG GAGCTGTTCAGTAAACAGAAGGGCTACCTGGATGAGGAGCTGGACTACAGGAAACAGTCCTTGGACCATGCTCACAAG CACATCCTGGAGCTGGAAGCCATGCTGTACGACGCCCTGCAGCAGGAGGCCGGGGCCAAGGTGGCCGAGCTGCTGTCGGAGGAGGAGCGCGAGAAGCTCAGGGTGGCCGTGGAGCAGTGGAAGCGCCAGGTCATGAGTGAGCTGCGTGAGCGCGATGCCCAGATCCTGCGGGAGCGCATGGAGCTGCTGCAACTGGCGCAGCAG AGAATTAAAGAATTAGAAGAAAGAATAGAAGCTCAGAAGAGACAGATAAAGGAACTGGAGGAAAAG CCCCCAGAGGAGCTGGACCCCTTTCCTCCAGCTGGACCGGAGAGCAGCGGGCGCCTGGGAGGCAGAACGAGACACTGTGTCTCATCCCTGAAGACCCAAGAGGATCTGGTCTCTGCGGACCCCCTCCCGTCGAGGAAGCGGGAGAAGGGGTGTCTTTGA
- the JAKMIP3 gene encoding janus kinase and microtubule-interacting protein 3 isoform X4 has protein sequence MSKKGAGGRSKGDKAEVLAALQAANEELRAKLTDIQIELQQEKSKVSRVEREKNQELRQVREHEQHKNAVLLTELKSKLHEEKMKELQAVRETLLRQHEAELLRVIKMKDHENQRLQALLHALRDGAPERLRTVLLTEAKEEAKKGFEVEKVKMQQEISELKGAKRQVEEALTMVIQADKIKAAEIRSVYHLHREELSRIKKECEREIRRLMEEIKFKDRAVFVLERELGLQAGHAQRLQLQKEALDEQLSQGRETGRHPGSPRRELPQASGAGDASDHSGSPEQQLDEKDARRFQLKIAELSAIIRKLEDRNALLSEERNELLKRVREAESQYKPLLDKNKRLSRKNEDLSHTLRRMENKLKFVTQENMEMRQRAGIIRRPSSLNDLDQSQDEREVDFLKLQIVEQQNLIDELSKTLETAGYVKSVLERDKLLRFRKQRKKMAKLPKPVLVETAFGYDEEASLESDGSSISYQTDRTDQTPCTPDDDLEEGMAKEETELRFRQLTMEYQALQRAYALLQEQVGGTLDAEREVKTREQLQADVQRAQTRIEDLEKTLAEQGQDMKWIEEKQALYRRNQELIEKIKQVETEEARLKHEVQDAKDQNELLEFRILELEERERKSPAINFHHTPFVEGKSPLQAYCEAEGVTDILVTELMKKLDILGDNANLTNEEQVVVIQARTVLTLAEKWLQQIEETESALQRKMVDLESEKELFSKQKGYLDEELDYRKQSLDHAHKHILELEAMLYDALQQEAGAKVAELLSEEEREKLRVAVEQWKRQVMSELRERDAQILRERMELLQLAQQRIKELEERIEAQKRQIKELEEKPPEELDPFPPAGPESSGRLGGRTRHCVSSLKTQEDLVSADPLPSRKREKGCL, from the exons GTCAGCCGCGTGGAGCGGGAGAAGAACCAGGAGCTGCGGCAGGTGCGGGAGCACGAGCAGCACAAGAACGCCGTCCTGCTCACGGAGCTCAAGAGCAAGCTGCACGAGGAGAAGATGAAGGAGCTGCAGGCCGTGCGGGAGACGCTGCTGCGGCAGCACGAGGCCGAGCTGCTGCGCGTCATCAAGATGAAGGACCACGAGAACCAGCGGCTGCAGGCGCTGCTGCACGCGCTGCGCGACGGCGCCCCCGAACGGCTGCGCACGGTGCTGCTGACCGAGGCCAAGGAGGAGGCCAAGAAGGGCTTCGAGGTGGAGAAGGTGAAGATGCAGCAGGAGATCTCCGAGCTGAAGGGGgccaagaggcaggtggaggaggcgCTGACCATGGTCATCCAGGCGGACAAGATCAAGGCGGCGGAGATCCGGAGCGTGTACCACCTGCACCGGGAGGAGCTCTCCCGCATCAAGAAGGAGTGCGAGCGCGAGATCCGTCGGCTG ATGGAGGAGATAAAATTTAAAGACAGAGCAGTCTTCGTGCTGGAGAGAGAGTTAGGGCTCCAAGCCGGGCATGCTCAGAGACTGCAGCTCCAAAAAGAGGCTCTAGATGAGCAGCTGTCCCAGGGCAGAGAGACGGGTCGGCACCCGGGCAGCCCCAGACGGGAGCTTCCTCAGGCCAGCGGTGCAGGAGACGCCTCCGACCACTCGGGAAGCCCT gaaCAGCAGTTGGATGAAAAGGATGCTCGGCGCTTCCAGCTTAAGATCGCAGAGCTTAGCGCCATCATTCGGAAGCTGGAGGACCGCAATGCCTTGCTGTCAGAGGAGAGAAATGAGCTG TTAAAGCGTGTAAGAGAAGCTGAAAGTCAGTACAAGCCATTGCTGGATAAAAACAAACGCCTCAGTCGCAAAAATGAAGATCTGTCCCACACGCTACGTCGAATGGAAAACAAGTTAAAGTTTGTCACGCAGGAGAACATGGAGATG AGACAAAGAGCTGGAATCATAAGGAGACCCAGTTCCTTAAACGATCTGGATCAAAGTCAGGACGAAAGAGAAGTTGACTTCTTGAAACTCCAGATCGTGGAGCAGCAGAACCTCATAGATGAACTCTCTAAG ACCCTGGAGACGGCCGGCTACGTGAAGAGCGTGTTA GAGCGTGACAAGCTTTTAAGATTccggaaacaaagaaagaaaatggcgAAACTCCCCAAG CCGGTGCTCGTGGAGACCGCCTTTGGCTACGATGAAGAGGCCTCCCTGGAGTCTGACGGCTCGTCCATCTCTTACCAAACGGACAGGACGGACCAGACCCCGTGCACCCCCGACGACGACCTGGAGGAG GGCATGGCCAAGGAGGAGACGGAGCTGAGGTTCCGGCAGCTGACCATGGAGTACCAGGCCCTGCAGCGGGCCTACGCCTTGCTGCAGGAGCAGGTCGGAGGGACGCTGGACGCAGAGCGAGAAGTTAAG ACCCGTGAGCAGCTACAGGCAGACGTGCAGAGGGCGCAGACGCGGATAGAGGACCTGGAGAAGACGCTGGCAGAGCAGGGGCAG GATATGAAGTGGATTGAAGAGAAGCAGGCGTTGTACCGGAGAAACCAAGAGCTCATCGAGAAG ATTAAACAAGTGGAGACAGAAGAGGCTCGGTTAAAACACGAGGTCCAGGATGCAAAAGACCAAAACGAGCTGCTGGAGTTCCGGATCTTGGAGCTGGAG gagagggagaggaagtcGCCTGCCATCAACTTCCACCACACCCCCTTCGTGGAGGGGAAGAGCCCCCTCCAAGCGTACTGCGAGGCCGAAGGCGTGACA GACATCCTGGTCACGGAGCTGATGAAGAAGCTGGACATTCTGGGGGATAACGCC AATCTGACCAATGAGGAGCAAGTGGTCGTCATACAAGCCAGGACGGTCCTGACCTTGGCCGAAAAG TGGCTCCAGCAGATTGAAGAGACGGAGTCGGCCCTGCAGCGGAAGATGGTTGACCTGGAGAGCGAGAAG GAGCTGTTCAGTAAACAGAAGGGCTACCTGGATGAGGAGCTGGACTACAGGAAACAGTCCTTGGACCATGCTCACAAG CACATCCTGGAGCTGGAAGCCATGCTGTACGACGCCCTGCAGCAGGAGGCCGGGGCCAAGGTGGCCGAGCTGCTGTCGGAGGAGGAGCGCGAGAAGCTCAGGGTGGCCGTGGAGCAGTGGAAGCGCCAGGTCATGAGTGAGCTGCGTGAGCGCGATGCCCAGATCCTGCGGGAGCGCATGGAGCTGCTGCAACTGGCGCAGCAG AGAATTAAAGAATTAGAAGAAAGAATAGAAGCTCAGAAGAGACAGATAAAGGAACTGGAGGAAAAG CCCCCAGAGGAGCTGGACCCCTTTCCTCCAGCTGGACCGGAGAGCAGCGGGCGCCTGGGAGGCAGAACGAGACACTGTGTCTCATCCCTGAAGACCCAAGAGGATCTGGTCTCTGCGGACCCCCTCCCGTCGAGGAAGCGGGAGAAGGGGTGTCTTTGA
- the JAKMIP3 gene encoding janus kinase and microtubule-interacting protein 3 isoform X5 has translation MSKKGAGGRSKGDKAEVLAALQAANEELRAKLTDIQIELQQEKSKVSRVEREKNQELRQVREHEQHKNAVLLTELKSKLHEEKMKELQAVRETLLRQHEAELLRVIKMKDHENQRLQALLHALRDGAPERLRTVLLTEAKEEAKKGFEVEKVKMQQEISELKGAKRQVEEALTMVIQADKIKAAEIRSVYHLHREELSRIKKECEREIRRLEQQLDEKDARRFQLKIAELSAIIRKLEDRNALLSEERNELLKRVREAESQYKPLLDKNKRLSRKNEDLSHTLRRMENKLKFVTQENMEMRQRAGIIRRPSSLNDLDQSQDEREVDFLKLQIVEQQNLIDELSKTLETAGYVKSVLERDKLLRFRKQRKKMAKLPKKPVLVETAFGYDEEASLESDGSSISYQTDRTDQTPCTPDDDLEEGMAKEETELRFRQLTMEYQALQRAYALLQEQVGGTLDAEREVKTREQLQADVQRAQTRIEDLEKTLAEQGQDMKWIEEKQALYRRNQELIEKIKQVETEEARLKHEVQDAKDQNELLEFRILELEERERKSPAINFHHTPFVEGKSPLQAYCEAEGVTDILVTELMKKLDILGDNAVSNLTNEEQVVVIQARTVLTLAEKWLQQIEETESALQRKMVDLESEKELFSKQKGYLDEELDYRKQSLDHAHKHILELEAMLYDALQQEAGAKVAELLSEEEREKLRVAVEQWKRQVMSELRERDAQILRERMELLQLAQQRIKELEERIEAQKRQIKELEEKPPEELDPFPPAGPESSGRLGGRTRHCVSSLKTQEDLVSADPLPSRKREKGCL, from the exons GTCAGCCGCGTGGAGCGGGAGAAGAACCAGGAGCTGCGGCAGGTGCGGGAGCACGAGCAGCACAAGAACGCCGTCCTGCTCACGGAGCTCAAGAGCAAGCTGCACGAGGAGAAGATGAAGGAGCTGCAGGCCGTGCGGGAGACGCTGCTGCGGCAGCACGAGGCCGAGCTGCTGCGCGTCATCAAGATGAAGGACCACGAGAACCAGCGGCTGCAGGCGCTGCTGCACGCGCTGCGCGACGGCGCCCCCGAACGGCTGCGCACGGTGCTGCTGACCGAGGCCAAGGAGGAGGCCAAGAAGGGCTTCGAGGTGGAGAAGGTGAAGATGCAGCAGGAGATCTCCGAGCTGAAGGGGgccaagaggcaggtggaggaggcgCTGACCATGGTCATCCAGGCGGACAAGATCAAGGCGGCGGAGATCCGGAGCGTGTACCACCTGCACCGGGAGGAGCTCTCCCGCATCAAGAAGGAGTGCGAGCGCGAGATCCGTCGGCTG gaaCAGCAGTTGGATGAAAAGGATGCTCGGCGCTTCCAGCTTAAGATCGCAGAGCTTAGCGCCATCATTCGGAAGCTGGAGGACCGCAATGCCTTGCTGTCAGAGGAGAGAAATGAGCTG TTAAAGCGTGTAAGAGAAGCTGAAAGTCAGTACAAGCCATTGCTGGATAAAAACAAACGCCTCAGTCGCAAAAATGAAGATCTGTCCCACACGCTACGTCGAATGGAAAACAAGTTAAAGTTTGTCACGCAGGAGAACATGGAGATG AGACAAAGAGCTGGAATCATAAGGAGACCCAGTTCCTTAAACGATCTGGATCAAAGTCAGGACGAAAGAGAAGTTGACTTCTTGAAACTCCAGATCGTGGAGCAGCAGAACCTCATAGATGAACTCTCTAAG ACCCTGGAGACGGCCGGCTACGTGAAGAGCGTGTTA GAGCGTGACAAGCTTTTAAGATTccggaaacaaagaaagaaaatggcgAAACTCCCCAAG AAGCCGGTGCTCGTGGAGACCGCCTTTGGCTACGATGAAGAGGCCTCCCTGGAGTCTGACGGCTCGTCCATCTCTTACCAAACGGACAGGACGGACCAGACCCCGTGCACCCCCGACGACGACCTGGAGGAG GGCATGGCCAAGGAGGAGACGGAGCTGAGGTTCCGGCAGCTGACCATGGAGTACCAGGCCCTGCAGCGGGCCTACGCCTTGCTGCAGGAGCAGGTCGGAGGGACGCTGGACGCAGAGCGAGAAGTTAAG ACCCGTGAGCAGCTACAGGCAGACGTGCAGAGGGCGCAGACGCGGATAGAGGACCTGGAGAAGACGCTGGCAGAGCAGGGGCAG GATATGAAGTGGATTGAAGAGAAGCAGGCGTTGTACCGGAGAAACCAAGAGCTCATCGAGAAG ATTAAACAAGTGGAGACAGAAGAGGCTCGGTTAAAACACGAGGTCCAGGATGCAAAAGACCAAAACGAGCTGCTGGAGTTCCGGATCTTGGAGCTGGAG gagagggagaggaagtcGCCTGCCATCAACTTCCACCACACCCCCTTCGTGGAGGGGAAGAGCCCCCTCCAAGCGTACTGCGAGGCCGAAGGCGTGACA GACATCCTGGTCACGGAGCTGATGAAGAAGCTGGACATTCTGGGGGATAACGCCGTAAGT AATCTGACCAATGAGGAGCAAGTGGTCGTCATACAAGCCAGGACGGTCCTGACCTTGGCCGAAAAG TGGCTCCAGCAGATTGAAGAGACGGAGTCGGCCCTGCAGCGGAAGATGGTTGACCTGGAGAGCGAGAAG GAGCTGTTCAGTAAACAGAAGGGCTACCTGGATGAGGAGCTGGACTACAGGAAACAGTCCTTGGACCATGCTCACAAG CACATCCTGGAGCTGGAAGCCATGCTGTACGACGCCCTGCAGCAGGAGGCCGGGGCCAAGGTGGCCGAGCTGCTGTCGGAGGAGGAGCGCGAGAAGCTCAGGGTGGCCGTGGAGCAGTGGAAGCGCCAGGTCATGAGTGAGCTGCGTGAGCGCGATGCCCAGATCCTGCGGGAGCGCATGGAGCTGCTGCAACTGGCGCAGCAG AGAATTAAAGAATTAGAAGAAAGAATAGAAGCTCAGAAGAGACAGATAAAGGAACTGGAGGAAAAG CCCCCAGAGGAGCTGGACCCCTTTCCTCCAGCTGGACCGGAGAGCAGCGGGCGCCTGGGAGGCAGAACGAGACACTGTGTCTCATCCCTGAAGACCCAAGAGGATCTGGTCTCTGCGGACCCCCTCCCGTCGAGGAAGCGGGAGAAGGGGTGTCTTTGA
- the JAKMIP3 gene encoding janus kinase and microtubule-interacting protein 3 isoform X2, with protein sequence MSKKGAGGRSKGDKAEVLAALQAANEELRAKLTDIQIELQQEKSKVSRVEREKNQELRQVREHEQHKNAVLLTELKSKLHEEKMKELQAVRETLLRQHEAELLRVIKMKDHENQRLQALLHALRDGAPERLRTVLLTEAKEEAKKGFEVEKVKMQQEISELKGAKRQVEEALTMVIQADKIKAAEIRSVYHLHREELSRIKKECEREIRRLMEEIKFKDRAVFVLERELGLQAGHAQRLQLQKEALDEQLSQGRETGRHPGSPRRELPQASGAGDASDHSGSPEQQLDEKDARRFQLKIAELSAIIRKLEDRNALLSEERNELLKRVREAESQYKPLLDKNKRLSRKNEDLSHTLRRMENKLKFVTQENMEMRQRAGIIRRPSSLNDLDQSQDEREVDFLKLQIVEQQNLIDELSKTLETAGYVKSVLERDKLLRFRKQRKKMAKLPKPVLVETAFGYDEEASLESDGSSISYQTDRTDQTPCTPDDDLEEGMAKEETELRFRQLTMEYQALQRAYALLQEQVGGTLDAEREVKTREQLQADVQRAQTRIEDLEKTLAEQGQDMKWIEEKQALYRRNQELIEKIKQVETEEARLKHEVQDAKDQNELLEFRILELEERERKSPAINFHHTPFVEGKSPLQAYCEAEGVTDILVTELMKKLDILGDNAVSNLTNEEQVVVIQARTVLTLAEKWLQQIEETESALQRKMVDLESEKELFSKQKGYLDEELDYRKQSLDHAHKHILELEAMLYDALQQEAGAKVAELLSEEEREKLRVAVEQWKRQVMSELRERDAQILRERMELLQLAQQRIKELEERIEAQKRQIKELEEKPPEELDPFPPAGPESSGRLGGRTRHCVSSLKTQEDLVSADPLPSRKREKGCL encoded by the exons GTCAGCCGCGTGGAGCGGGAGAAGAACCAGGAGCTGCGGCAGGTGCGGGAGCACGAGCAGCACAAGAACGCCGTCCTGCTCACGGAGCTCAAGAGCAAGCTGCACGAGGAGAAGATGAAGGAGCTGCAGGCCGTGCGGGAGACGCTGCTGCGGCAGCACGAGGCCGAGCTGCTGCGCGTCATCAAGATGAAGGACCACGAGAACCAGCGGCTGCAGGCGCTGCTGCACGCGCTGCGCGACGGCGCCCCCGAACGGCTGCGCACGGTGCTGCTGACCGAGGCCAAGGAGGAGGCCAAGAAGGGCTTCGAGGTGGAGAAGGTGAAGATGCAGCAGGAGATCTCCGAGCTGAAGGGGgccaagaggcaggtggaggaggcgCTGACCATGGTCATCCAGGCGGACAAGATCAAGGCGGCGGAGATCCGGAGCGTGTACCACCTGCACCGGGAGGAGCTCTCCCGCATCAAGAAGGAGTGCGAGCGCGAGATCCGTCGGCTG ATGGAGGAGATAAAATTTAAAGACAGAGCAGTCTTCGTGCTGGAGAGAGAGTTAGGGCTCCAAGCCGGGCATGCTCAGAGACTGCAGCTCCAAAAAGAGGCTCTAGATGAGCAGCTGTCCCAGGGCAGAGAGACGGGTCGGCACCCGGGCAGCCCCAGACGGGAGCTTCCTCAGGCCAGCGGTGCAGGAGACGCCTCCGACCACTCGGGAAGCCCT gaaCAGCAGTTGGATGAAAAGGATGCTCGGCGCTTCCAGCTTAAGATCGCAGAGCTTAGCGCCATCATTCGGAAGCTGGAGGACCGCAATGCCTTGCTGTCAGAGGAGAGAAATGAGCTG TTAAAGCGTGTAAGAGAAGCTGAAAGTCAGTACAAGCCATTGCTGGATAAAAACAAACGCCTCAGTCGCAAAAATGAAGATCTGTCCCACACGCTACGTCGAATGGAAAACAAGTTAAAGTTTGTCACGCAGGAGAACATGGAGATG AGACAAAGAGCTGGAATCATAAGGAGACCCAGTTCCTTAAACGATCTGGATCAAAGTCAGGACGAAAGAGAAGTTGACTTCTTGAAACTCCAGATCGTGGAGCAGCAGAACCTCATAGATGAACTCTCTAAG ACCCTGGAGACGGCCGGCTACGTGAAGAGCGTGTTA GAGCGTGACAAGCTTTTAAGATTccggaaacaaagaaagaaaatggcgAAACTCCCCAAG CCGGTGCTCGTGGAGACCGCCTTTGGCTACGATGAAGAGGCCTCCCTGGAGTCTGACGGCTCGTCCATCTCTTACCAAACGGACAGGACGGACCAGACCCCGTGCACCCCCGACGACGACCTGGAGGAG GGCATGGCCAAGGAGGAGACGGAGCTGAGGTTCCGGCAGCTGACCATGGAGTACCAGGCCCTGCAGCGGGCCTACGCCTTGCTGCAGGAGCAGGTCGGAGGGACGCTGGACGCAGAGCGAGAAGTTAAG ACCCGTGAGCAGCTACAGGCAGACGTGCAGAGGGCGCAGACGCGGATAGAGGACCTGGAGAAGACGCTGGCAGAGCAGGGGCAG GATATGAAGTGGATTGAAGAGAAGCAGGCGTTGTACCGGAGAAACCAAGAGCTCATCGAGAAG ATTAAACAAGTGGAGACAGAAGAGGCTCGGTTAAAACACGAGGTCCAGGATGCAAAAGACCAAAACGAGCTGCTGGAGTTCCGGATCTTGGAGCTGGAG gagagggagaggaagtcGCCTGCCATCAACTTCCACCACACCCCCTTCGTGGAGGGGAAGAGCCCCCTCCAAGCGTACTGCGAGGCCGAAGGCGTGACA GACATCCTGGTCACGGAGCTGATGAAGAAGCTGGACATTCTGGGGGATAACGCCGTAAGT AATCTGACCAATGAGGAGCAAGTGGTCGTCATACAAGCCAGGACGGTCCTGACCTTGGCCGAAAAG TGGCTCCAGCAGATTGAAGAGACGGAGTCGGCCCTGCAGCGGAAGATGGTTGACCTGGAGAGCGAGAAG GAGCTGTTCAGTAAACAGAAGGGCTACCTGGATGAGGAGCTGGACTACAGGAAACAGTCCTTGGACCATGCTCACAAG CACATCCTGGAGCTGGAAGCCATGCTGTACGACGCCCTGCAGCAGGAGGCCGGGGCCAAGGTGGCCGAGCTGCTGTCGGAGGAGGAGCGCGAGAAGCTCAGGGTGGCCGTGGAGCAGTGGAAGCGCCAGGTCATGAGTGAGCTGCGTGAGCGCGATGCCCAGATCCTGCGGGAGCGCATGGAGCTGCTGCAACTGGCGCAGCAG AGAATTAAAGAATTAGAAGAAAGAATAGAAGCTCAGAAGAGACAGATAAAGGAACTGGAGGAAAAG CCCCCAGAGGAGCTGGACCCCTTTCCTCCAGCTGGACCGGAGAGCAGCGGGCGCCTGGGAGGCAGAACGAGACACTGTGTCTCATCCCTGAAGACCCAAGAGGATCTGGTCTCTGCGGACCCCCTCCCGTCGAGGAAGCGGGAGAAGGGGTGTCTTTGA